In Crassostrea angulata isolate pt1a10 chromosome 4, ASM2561291v2, whole genome shotgun sequence, one genomic interval encodes:
- the LOC128181349 gene encoding motile sperm domain-containing protein 1-like isoform X2, producing the protein MIRQPSPQKSDGKLPVFVFPSSLNFYSDDQSSHKQVLTLYNPYEFPLKFKVLCTAPRKYTVVDSEGTIRPHCCVDIVVRHLDICINNEGVKDKLRIQVTEHGTKKIVGKKDIVAVLLPKKETSQQPEDNFQSLSGSTSSESQPGTPSRAIRPGDRGQGGGGPSLIVIFTAVFCILALMLPLSGETGSRLPDYLHLTVNQKMIAAYILGLVTMVILHI; encoded by the exons ATGATCAGACAGCCTTCTCCCCAGAAATCTGATGGCAAACTGCCAGTATTTGTGTTTCCATCATCATTGAACTTCTACTCGGATGATCAGTCCTCTCACAAGCAGGTGCTAACATTGTACAACCCCTACGAATTTCCGCTGAAGTTCAAAG TTTTATGTACAGCCCCTAGAAAGTACACTGTTGTTGATTCAGAGGGAACGATCAGGCCCCACTGCTGTGtagacat tgTTGTGCGGCATTTAGACATCTGTATCAACAATGAAGGAGTGAAAGACAAACTACGCATTCAAGTCACGGAACATGGAACAAAGAAGATTGTTG GTAAGAAGGACATTGTGGCAGTCCTGCTGCCAAAGAAGGAGACCTCACAGCAGCCGGAGGACAACTTCCAGTCCTTGAGTGGCTCTACTTCATCCGAGTCTCAGCCTGGTACCCCTAGCAGAG CCATCAGGCCCGGGGATAGAGGACAAGGTGGAGGGGGCCCCAGTCTGATAGTGATCTTTACTGCTGTGTTCTGTATTCTGGCCCTGATGCTGCCCCTCAGCGGTGAGACAGGGAGTCGGCTACCAGATTATCTCCATCTGACAGTGAACCAGAAAATGATTGCAGCATACATTCTAG GCCTGGTAACCATGGTGATTCTACACATATGA
- the LOC128181347 gene encoding U2 small nuclear ribonucleoprotein auxiliary factor 35 kDa subunit-related protein 2-like isoform X1 — MKASIKICVGMEEVEGTCSESIKEIELNLQQCNRNLSHKERKALLKKEKRRLKRQEEARKRQEEIEEEKKKKENSPTYQARLKEKEENEILMEQREEAERVYMNKLWEERERLAQEEFRMQKEREAREREKKIETEKKIREEWEERQRKEKEEEEVKEKKKEKQEELLKEALANENKDEPWHNPMVTLIPGTERETCMFFSKTGTCRFGDRCSRGHPHPEVSNTLLFHSMYNHFELEQGLKDDLDTTDVTLEYDDGELYQNFQDFYHDIVPEFKNYGKLIQVKVCNNYEPHLRGNVYVQYKSENSAQEAFMNLNGRFYGGKQISCQFVEIKKWKSAICGLFRSGRCPKGRNCNFLHVFKNPNNEFWSADMDNSYEATESTRSRRHRSRSRSPSRSYRSSSRRIRRSRSRSSESQRYYSHEHYKSRYSRSRSRSRERSRVKSGKKSKRSRSRSRSVETSRSRIDRKRRSRSRSHRRSRSRSKMGKKREKKSRSKSRSQSRSRLDKKRRSRSGSAPNMEIENPAARSSEENSVDNNNLENEQILNPENSSSGLVYCEEINKEVRTNGDTVNNITSSTPGSPKHSVKKHKKHKKHKHKKKSITVSESE; from the exons ATGAAAGCAAGCATCAAAATCTGTGTGGGGATGGAAGAGGTGGAAGGCACATGTAGTGAATCAATTAAGGAGATTGAACTAAACTTACAACAATGCAACAGAAACTTAAG CCACAAGGAACGCAAAGCCCTTctaaagaaagaaaagagaaGACTGAAAAGACAGGAAGAAGCAAGAAAAAGACAAGAAGAAATAGAAGAAG aaaaaaaaaagaaagaaaactctCCAACATATCAAGCTAGACTGAAAGAGAAAGAAGAGAATGAGATTCTCATGGAGCAGCGTGAAGAAGCAGAGAGGGTGTACATGAATAAGCTGTGGGAGGAAAGGGAACGACTGGCTCAGGAGGAATTCCGAATGCAAAAGGAGCGAGAGGCGagggaaagagaaaaaaaaatagaaactgAG aaaaaaataagagaagAATGGGAGGAGAGACAAAGAAAGGAAAAGGAGGAAGAAGAAGTgaaagaaaagaagaaagagAAGCAG GAGGAGCTTCTGAAGGAAGCCTTAGCCAATGAAAACAAG GATGAACCATGGCACAACCCTATGGTAACTCTCATACCTGGAACGGAGCGAGAAACTTGTATGTTCTTCTCCAAAACAGGAACTTGTCGATTTGGAGACAG ATGTTCAAGGGGACATCCCCATCCTGAGGTCAGCAACACTCTTCTGTTCCACAGCATGTACAACCACTTTGAGCTGGAGCAAGGACTCAAGGACGACCTTGACACAACAG ATGTGACACTGGAGTATGATGATGGAGAACTGTATCAGAACTTCCAGGACTTCTATCATGACATCGTACCAGAGTTCAAGAACTATGGAAAACTGATTCAGGTCAAGGTCTGCAACAACTACGAGCCCCATCTCCGTGGAAACGTCTATGTCCAATACAAAAG TGAAAACAGTGCACAAGAAGCTTTCATGAATCTGAATGGAAGATTTTATGGAGGAAAACAGATATCTTGTCAGTTTGTAGAGATTAAGAAGTGGAAATCTGCTATTTGTG gaCTTTTCCGGAGTGGAAGATGTCCCAAAGGAagaaattgcaactttttacaTGTGTTTAAAAATCCCAATAATGAATTTTGGAGTGCTGATATGGATAATTCTTATGAAGCAACCGAAAGTACAAGGTCAAGGAGGCATAGATCTAGGTCAAGGTCTCCCTCAAGATCTTATAGGTCAAGTTCAAGAAGAATTCGGAGGTCACGGTCAAGATCGTCTGAAAGCCAAAGATACTATTCACATGAACACTATAAGTCTAGATATTCAAGGTCTAGAAGCAGATCCAGGGAAAGGTCCCGTGTAAAGTCAGGAAAGAAAAGCAAACGGTCAAGGTCAAGAAGCAGGTCGGTCGAAACTTCAAGGTCAAGGATAGATAGGAAGAGAAGGTCACGTAGTAGATCACACAGAAGATCAAGAAGCAGAAGCAAAATGGGAAAGAAGCGAGAGAAAAAATCCAGGTCTAAAAGTAGGTCTCAAAGTAGATCAAGATTGGACAAAAAaagaaggtcaaggtcaggaTCTGCACCAAACATGGAAATAGAAAATCCAGCAGCAAGAAGTAGTGAAGAAAACTCTGTTGATAATAACAACCTAGAGaatgaacaaattttgaatCCAGAGAATAGTTCAAGTGGCCTTGTTTACTGTGAAGAGATAAATAAGGAAGTTCGTACAAATGGGGACACTGTTAACAATATCACATCTTCTACGCCTGGCTCACCAAAACATTCAgtgaaaaaacataaaaaacacaaaaaacacaaacacaAGAAAAAGTCAATCACTGTCTCAGAAAGtgaataa
- the LOC128181347 gene encoding U2 small nuclear ribonucleoprotein auxiliary factor 35 kDa subunit-related protein 2-like isoform X2: MKASIKICVGMEEVEGTCSESIKEIELNLQQCNRNLSHKERKALLKKEKRRLKRQEEARKRQEEIEEEKKKKENSPTYQARLKEKEENEILMEQREEAERVYMNKLWEERERLAQEEFRMQKEREAREREKKIETEKKIREEWEERQRKEKEEEEVKEKKKEKQEELLKEALANENKDEPWHNPMVTLIPGTERETCMFFSKTGTCRFGDRCSRGHPHPEVSNTLLFHSMYNHFELEQGLKDDLDTTDVTLEYDDGELYQNFQDFYHDIVPEFKNYGKLIQVKVCNNYEPHLRGNVYVQYKSENSAQEAFMNLNGRFYGGKQISCQFVEIKKWKSAICGLFRSGRCPKGRNCNFLHVFKNPNNEFWSADMDNSYEATESTRSRRHRSRSRSPSRSYRSSSRRIRRSRSRSSESQRYYSHEHYKSRYSRSRSRSRERSRVKSGKKSKRSRSRSRSKMGKKREKKSRSKSRSQSRSRLDKKRRSRSGSAPNMEIENPAARSSEENSVDNNNLENEQILNPENSSSGLVYCEEINKEVRTNGDTVNNITSSTPGSPKHSVKKHKKHKKHKHKKKSITVSESE, encoded by the exons ATGAAAGCAAGCATCAAAATCTGTGTGGGGATGGAAGAGGTGGAAGGCACATGTAGTGAATCAATTAAGGAGATTGAACTAAACTTACAACAATGCAACAGAAACTTAAG CCACAAGGAACGCAAAGCCCTTctaaagaaagaaaagagaaGACTGAAAAGACAGGAAGAAGCAAGAAAAAGACAAGAAGAAATAGAAGAAG aaaaaaaaaagaaagaaaactctCCAACATATCAAGCTAGACTGAAAGAGAAAGAAGAGAATGAGATTCTCATGGAGCAGCGTGAAGAAGCAGAGAGGGTGTACATGAATAAGCTGTGGGAGGAAAGGGAACGACTGGCTCAGGAGGAATTCCGAATGCAAAAGGAGCGAGAGGCGagggaaagagaaaaaaaaatagaaactgAG aaaaaaataagagaagAATGGGAGGAGAGACAAAGAAAGGAAAAGGAGGAAGAAGAAGTgaaagaaaagaagaaagagAAGCAG GAGGAGCTTCTGAAGGAAGCCTTAGCCAATGAAAACAAG GATGAACCATGGCACAACCCTATGGTAACTCTCATACCTGGAACGGAGCGAGAAACTTGTATGTTCTTCTCCAAAACAGGAACTTGTCGATTTGGAGACAG ATGTTCAAGGGGACATCCCCATCCTGAGGTCAGCAACACTCTTCTGTTCCACAGCATGTACAACCACTTTGAGCTGGAGCAAGGACTCAAGGACGACCTTGACACAACAG ATGTGACACTGGAGTATGATGATGGAGAACTGTATCAGAACTTCCAGGACTTCTATCATGACATCGTACCAGAGTTCAAGAACTATGGAAAACTGATTCAGGTCAAGGTCTGCAACAACTACGAGCCCCATCTCCGTGGAAACGTCTATGTCCAATACAAAAG TGAAAACAGTGCACAAGAAGCTTTCATGAATCTGAATGGAAGATTTTATGGAGGAAAACAGATATCTTGTCAGTTTGTAGAGATTAAGAAGTGGAAATCTGCTATTTGTG gaCTTTTCCGGAGTGGAAGATGTCCCAAAGGAagaaattgcaactttttacaTGTGTTTAAAAATCCCAATAATGAATTTTGGAGTGCTGATATGGATAATTCTTATGAAGCAACCGAAAGTACAAGGTCAAGGAGGCATAGATCTAGGTCAAGGTCTCCCTCAAGATCTTATAGGTCAAGTTCAAGAAGAATTCGGAGGTCACGGTCAAGATCGTCTGAAAGCCAAAGATACTATTCACATGAACACTATAAGTCTAGATATTCAAGGTCTAGAAGCAGATCCAGGGAAAGGTCCCGTGTAAAGTCAGGAAAGAAAAGCAAACGGTCAAG ATCAAGAAGCAGAAGCAAAATGGGAAAGAAGCGAGAGAAAAAATCCAGGTCTAAAAGTAGGTCTCAAAGTAGATCAAGATTGGACAAAAAaagaaggtcaaggtcaggaTCTGCACCAAACATGGAAATAGAAAATCCAGCAGCAAGAAGTAGTGAAGAAAACTCTGTTGATAATAACAACCTAGAGaatgaacaaattttgaatCCAGAGAATAGTTCAAGTGGCCTTGTTTACTGTGAAGAGATAAATAAGGAAGTTCGTACAAATGGGGACACTGTTAACAATATCACATCTTCTACGCCTGGCTCACCAAAACATTCAgtgaaaaaacataaaaaacacaaaaaacacaaacacaAGAAAAAGTCAATCACTGTCTCAGAAAGtgaataa
- the LOC128182183 gene encoding uncharacterized protein LOC128182183: MLIQKNAINGDNERICRELDLEARAARRKQIEDFFTDPVDRELFPLDPPDIPTSRTYRPIEIPTAEESISIMLAKYSAALRDKDFMREVYEYRRLPRPPARGLAPLSYDWLTLNTYSGLMQSTEQLDLRDPQVNANVQQTLDTEIETTDDQGMKECDPCFSVDEEEKSKHQTSWFVQLFCCGANSIPKKVRQKNREKRKGFLSRLRRVFWGEKKELELPRENFFVISCNI, translated from the exons ATGCTGATCCAgaaaaatgcaataaat GGTGATAATGAGAGAATATGCAGGGAATTAGACTTGGAGGCTCGAGCGGCAAGACGGAAACAGATAGAAGACTTCTTTACTGATCCCGTGGACCGGGAGCTATTTCCATTAGATCCCCCTGATATCCCAACAAGCCGTACCTACCGACCAATTGAG ATACCGACAGCAGAAGAGAGCATTTCGATAATGTTGGCAAAATACAGCGCAGCCTTGAG GGACAAAGACTTCATGCGGGAGGTGTATGAATATCGCCGTTTACCGAGGCCACCAGCCCGGGGACTGGCACCACTATCCTATGATTGGCTGACACTAAACACGTACTCTGGACTGATGCAATCCACAGAACAACTGGATCTCAGGGACCCACAG GTCAACGCAAATGTCCAACAAACGCTTGATACCGAAATTGAAACTACAGACGATCAAGGAATGAAAGAATGTGATCCATGTTTTAGCGTTGATGAGGAAGAGAAG AGTAAACATCAAACATCTTGGTTCGTTCAACTTTTCTGTTGTGGCGCAAACTCCATTCCAAAGAAG GTCAGacaaaaaaatagagaaaaaagaaaagggtTTCTTTCTCGACTTAGGAGAgttttttggggggaaaaaaaAGAACTCGAGTTACCACGAGAAAATTTCTTTGTGATATCGTgcaatatttga
- the LOC128181349 gene encoding motile sperm domain-containing protein 1-like isoform X1 — translation MFLYQDLRFTHVYVLVTRSNIRWWYEGVAAVYEWLFASSPMIRQPSPQKSDGKLPVFVFPSSLNFYSDDQSSHKQVLTLYNPYEFPLKFKVLCTAPRKYTVVDSEGTIRPHCCVDIVVRHLDICINNEGVKDKLRIQVTEHGTKKIVGKKDIVAVLLPKKETSQQPEDNFQSLSGSTSSESQPGTPSRAIRPGDRGQGGGGPSLIVIFTAVFCILALMLPLSGETGSRLPDYLHLTVNQKMIAAYILGLVTMVILHI, via the exons ATGTTTTTGTATCAGGATTTACGCTTTACGCATGTTTACGTCTTGGTGACAAGATCGAATATACGT TGGTGGTATGAGGGAGTTGCTGCAGTGTACGAGTGGTTGTTCGCCAGTAGTCCAATGATCAGACAGCCTTCTCCCCAGAAATCTGATGGCAAACTGCCAGTATTTGTGTTTCCATCATCATTGAACTTCTACTCGGATGATCAGTCCTCTCACAAGCAGGTGCTAACATTGTACAACCCCTACGAATTTCCGCTGAAGTTCAAAG TTTTATGTACAGCCCCTAGAAAGTACACTGTTGTTGATTCAGAGGGAACGATCAGGCCCCACTGCTGTGtagacat tgTTGTGCGGCATTTAGACATCTGTATCAACAATGAAGGAGTGAAAGACAAACTACGCATTCAAGTCACGGAACATGGAACAAAGAAGATTGTTG GTAAGAAGGACATTGTGGCAGTCCTGCTGCCAAAGAAGGAGACCTCACAGCAGCCGGAGGACAACTTCCAGTCCTTGAGTGGCTCTACTTCATCCGAGTCTCAGCCTGGTACCCCTAGCAGAG CCATCAGGCCCGGGGATAGAGGACAAGGTGGAGGGGGCCCCAGTCTGATAGTGATCTTTACTGCTGTGTTCTGTATTCTGGCCCTGATGCTGCCCCTCAGCGGTGAGACAGGGAGTCGGCTACCAGATTATCTCCATCTGACAGTGAACCAGAAAATGATTGCAGCATACATTCTAG GCCTGGTAACCATGGTGATTCTACACATATGA